The window ATGTATTTTGATCGCTAATGATAGAAGCTTTCCAGCGTGCATCCCTATTCTCGTTGGTTAAGGTTAACATGGTTTCGGTACTTCCAGCTTTAATGCGACCCATTTTCACCAACACGTCATTATTCAGTTTAGCTGTTTTATCATCAGGGAAGCCTGATTTAGCAAAGGGTGCAATTACATTTACGCTTTCATCAACAGCATTAAGGTACTGAGAGGTTTGGTTCCAGGGCAGCGCTTTGGTAGGATCGGCCTTATCGATTGTTAAGTAATCATCGGTAAAGTTCTGCGTAGGAAAGTTCTCTGGCCAAACCTCAAAAGGCACCGGCTTGTTAAATAAAGGTGAGCCGCCAAATTGCGTAATTGTTTCTGGCTTAATATTTGGCAGTTGGTGTTGCATTGGCGTACCACTCAATGAAGTGTTAATCGCTTTTCTGTACACAGCGAAAATAATTTCATTTGATGTACTTTTGGTTTCGTTAAACATGCCTTCATAATCCGTATCGAGCACATAGCCGCCACCAATTACCAATTGGGCATTGGTTATAACTTTATCAAGCAATGGATCGTTAGCCGCAACATTTGGTGCTGCCGGATAATTTTTATAAGCAAGCGCTTGCAAACAAACCTCAGTTAAAAACCCTGCTGCCACATATTTATTAGTTCTACCCGATACTTTGGTAGCTGGCAAATCAGCAACTGCATCTTCGAGATCTTTGATGATGTAATTGTAACTTTCGGAGGGGTTTGCGGTACTTGGTAATTTAAGCTCATCATTTTCAGTTAAAACCTTATCTATCCAAACAATGCGGCCTGTTTTTCTGGCAATACTGAAGTAAGACATAGCCCTTAAAAACTTGGCTTCGGCAATCAGTGTTTTTTTATCAGCGTCTGCGATACCTGCTGATTCGGTTACGTTTTTAATAATTACATTGCAACGACGAACCGCTGCCCAGTTATTAAAACCGTAATCGCTCCTATTGGTTAAAGTTTCTGTAAAAACCGGGAGTGCATCGCTTGCATTGCCATAAGCACCTATAATGTTTGCGGTATAAGTATCTTCAGCACCCTTAAGACCACATGTGTAAGCGTTCATGATCCCCGAGTAAGTGCCATAAATAAAAGTTTCGGCATTGGCCTTGCTACTCCATACTACATCAGGACTGATCAAACTTAAAGGTTCTGCATCCAATACTTTTTTACATGAGCCTAATACCAGCAAACCAGTAAAAACTCCAATTATTGTTATAATTTTTTTCATGATTTTTAATAGTTTAATTAGAAACCTACACTTAAACCCAATGCAAGTGTGCGCTGAATAGGGTAATTGTAATTATTGGTATCTGATTCCGGATCAATAAAATATTTCTGGCTTTTTGCCGATGTTAATAAATTCGTACCCGACGCAAATAACCTCAGGCTTTGAAATGGCGATTTTTTTAGCAAACCTTGTTTAAAATCATAACCTATTTGCACATATTTTAGACGTACATATTTAGATTGAATCAACCAAAAATCACTTCCACGCGAACTATTACTGCCGTTAACGGCATCATTACTAATTGCTCTGGGAAAAATAGCATTTGTGTTATCTGGTCGCCAATAATCAGTTTGAAAATCATAAACGAGTAAATTTTGTCCGCTTACACCCTGAATTACATCTCCGATATAACGATCTCTATTACCTGCTCCCTGTACAACGGCATTTAAAGAGAATCCTTTATAAGCCAAATCAACCGTAATACCATAATTGGTTCGTGGAGTTGTATTACTACCTATTCTTCTAAAATCATCTCCGTTAAGTTGTCCGTCTCCATTTAGATCAAGGTATCTTAAATCGCCTGCACCTACATTAATTGAAGTGATACGACGAGCTCCGGTTAACAATTGGCTGTTATCTGTATAAAATCCACCATTTAAATAACCAGTTTGTAGAAAACTGCCAGTTGTATTGGTTGTTCTGGTATATGGATTTTTCAATGTAGCGTCATCATCTGCTGCCGAGCGCTCTGTCAATGAATTGAATCGGGTAAAGTTGACACCAATTTTATAGGTCAGGTCGCCGATGTTACTCGCCCAATTCACATTAAAATCAAAGCCTTCAGTTCGGGTAGCGCCTTCGGTAAAGTTTATTTGTGGCAAACCAATGCCCAGTGTTTGAGCAAAACGAGGGTCGCTGGTTACAAATCCGGTTCTACGGGTATAAAAATAATCGAAGGTGGCATTTAACCGATTATTCAGGGTTCCAAATTCTAAGGCTAAATCTCTGTTACCAATAGTTTGCCATGAATAAGTATTACTAGGCAAACTACCAGGTTCTGATGTACCCTGAACCATATTGCCGTTAACTACATAAGCCTGGGCATTAATGCCATATGCGGGTACATATCCAAATGCACCAACACCGGTTTTATCGCCCAATACACCATAAGAACCTCTTAATTTCAAAAAGTCCAAAATATGTTTTTCTTTTAGCGATTTCATAAACGGCTCATCAGAGATGATATAACTTCCTGAAACGGCGTAAAAAGTACCCCATTGTTTACCGGGCACGAAAAGATAGTCACCATCCCTTCTAACCGATCCCTCTACTGAATATCTTGATTTGTAAGTATAGGTTAACCTACCTAATAACGCTGCTCTTGCTGCTTCGCTTTCGCCACCACCAACAGTTTGGTTTAAAGCTGGCCCAGCTACTAACTGATCAAAAATAATCTGATAACCTACTCTACTCCCATTAACAGATGATGATTCATCTCGCTGACGTTCTGCTACCCCTGTAAAATCGATACTATGATCGCCAAAAGTTTTATTGTAAAGTACGTAACCTTGCAGGGTTAATGTACTTCCCTGTCCTTGCGATACGGTTAAGCCTGGTGCATTACCAAATATTGGTGATGTACTGTTTAAATTATAGGCAGGTGCAAGATAATTCCAACTTTTACCAACGTTATTGTAGGTAGTATAAGCACCATTAAATTTAAATCTTAAACCATCTAAAAAGTGAGCTGCATACTCCAGACCTAAATTGGTATTTAAAATTTTAGCAAAGCCTTTATTATATCCGGATTTAGGATCCAACTCCCTTACCGGGTTATCAGACTGCGTAGTTGGCAAACCAAATTCGTTAACAGCCAATTGCTCTGGTGTTCTATTTTGAATGTGGCTATATATATTTCCATAACCTGCACCAGGCTGAATATTACTTTCAATAAAACCATCTAAACCTGCAGTTACCTTTAGATTTATATTTTCAAACTCGCTGGTTGTATTTAAACGGTAAGTAGTACGTTTGTTGTAATTGTTATCGGTTTTTAAAATGCTACTCTGATCGTAGTAAGAAAGACCCGCATAGTAAGTTAATTTTTTAGTTCCTGATGTAACTGCTAAATCATGGCGCATTTCCGGCGCAAAATTCTTCATAGTCAGTGCCTGCCAATCGGTATTGGGGAAATTAAAAGGATCTGAGCCGGTACGCAATTTTTCTAATTCAGCATCCGTTCTAAACGGGGTTCTACCTTCGGCTGCATATAATTTATTTTTTGCAAGCGCCTGGTCATAAGAACTAAGTTTTTCAGGGAATAAGGTTGGTTGAGAAAATATTTGATTGTAGGAATAA is drawn from Pedobacter sp. HDW13 and contains these coding sequences:
- a CDS encoding RagB/SusD family nutrient uptake outer membrane protein, encoding MKKIITIIGVFTGLLVLGSCKKVLDAEPLSLISPDVVWSSKANAETFIYGTYSGIMNAYTCGLKGAEDTYTANIIGAYGNASDALPVFTETLTNRSDYGFNNWAAVRRCNVIIKNVTESAGIADADKKTLIAEAKFLRAMSYFSIARKTGRIVWIDKVLTENDELKLPSTANPSESYNYIIKDLEDAVADLPATKVSGRTNKYVAAGFLTEVCLQALAYKNYPAAPNVAANDPLLDKVITNAQLVIGGGYVLDTDYEGMFNETKSTSNEIIFAVYRKAINTSLSGTPMQHQLPNIKPETITQFGGSPLFNKPVPFEVWPENFPTQNFTDDYLTIDKADPTKALPWNQTSQYLNAVDESVNVIAPFAKSGFPDDKTAKLNNDVLVKMGRIKAGSTETMLTLTNENRDARWKASIISDQNTFYGELFTTSLKGNSGRFLGTINGGGYETSLSNMYWRKGLYTNVAPSYLNSVNTDYHWVCMRLGRIYLNLAEAYLLKGDIANALINLNKTRVLHGKLPASTAGTTTAAWKDYKIERRVELAEENDHYYSLLRWGRFGGDANNGLASGQSISELTEPIRVMDLSKDSKSFSIVTGPFNNQYNNRKFDASRRYLFPIGQGYIDNNAKFGPQNPGW
- a CDS encoding TonB-dependent receptor, translating into MKNIKLEKALQIIEKQSGYRFVYSPTEGPFNKLINIKTSEASLEEVMRALLSGTTLNFNIQQNNLITILPAGEASKDIIVKGTVRDTTGVGLPGVTVIVKGTKGIGASTDGNGGFTLKVPDNAVLIFSMVGYKTLEVPAKTSMAVTLTPDDNSLDEVVVQAYGTTTKRKTTSAISTLDMSNVAPLPVQSINDAVAGRVPGIIVTASNGAPGTKSGILIRGQSPIYVIDNIVRSANDFSNLNPNDIESFSILKDAGATALYGNQGANGVVLVTTKRGKEGVIKINYSYNQIFSQPTLFPEKLSSYDQALAKNKLYAAEGRTPFRTDAELEKLRTGSDPFNFPNTDWQALTMKNFAPEMRHDLAVTSGTKKLTYYAGLSYYDQSSILKTDNNYNKRTTYRLNTTSEFENINLKVTAGLDGFIESNIQPGAGYGNIYSHIQNRTPEQLAVNEFGLPTTQSDNPVRELDPKSGYNKGFAKILNTNLGLEYAAHFLDGLRFKFNGAYTTYNNVGKSWNYLAPAYNLNSTSPIFGNAPGLTVSQGQGSTLTLQGYVLYNKTFGDHSIDFTGVAERQRDESSSVNGSRVGYQIIFDQLVAGPALNQTVGGGESEAARAALLGRLTYTYKSRYSVEGSVRRDGDYLFVPGKQWGTFYAVSGSYIISDEPFMKSLKEKHILDFLKLRGSYGVLGDKTGVGAFGYVPAYGINAQAYVVNGNMVQGTSEPGSLPSNTYSWQTIGNRDLALEFGTLNNRLNATFDYFYTRRTGFVTSDPRFAQTLGIGLPQINFTEGATRTEGFDFNVNWASNIGDLTYKIGVNFTRFNSLTERSAADDDATLKNPYTRTTNTTGSFLQTGYLNGGFYTDNSQLLTGARRITSINVGAGDLRYLDLNGDGQLNGDDFRRIGSNTTPRTNYGITVDLAYKGFSLNAVVQGAGNRDRYIGDVIQGVSGQNLLVYDFQTDYWRPDNTNAIFPRAISNDAVNGSNSSRGSDFWLIQSKYVRLKYVQIGYDFKQGLLKKSPFQSLRLFASGTNLLTSAKSQKYFIDPESDTNNYNYPIQRTLALGLSVGF